The genomic window GAATTGCTGCTTGTATGCGTATGATGTACTTGGTATTTCTCTGCTACTTTTCCCGCCCCCGTTGATCAAGGTACAAACACAATCATCTAATCTACCCAAGTCTACAGTAAAGAAACCACACAAAAACCAACACTTACACACTGAGATAAAATGGAATGTTGCCCGGATCCAACGCCTGCCATATAAAGGGCATCCCCTGGCTCAGCCCCCTGTCGTCGAACCTCCTCGCCTTGACCTCGTCgctggggggaatggcgcagtggttaagcgccatggctgttacttgagtaacgtaggttcgaatcctgctccctccacctcctccccgcttacccgtggcaaggataacccggctggctatcgacaacaaccacccgcctgtgccgtcgagcccacacttgttggggacttcgtctccatggctacaaacgaccgacagctccgctgtttggacacaggcccctctcgatgaagagccgtcaactgccgtcagacgaatcctccgtgcgcctgaaggcacggggtcgcgtcagtgaacaaacctgtaagcaggaccgggcacgaacccggtcaggctcgattcgcttctatgcccttgttttccgctgtgtaaatagagaaaatagaaagcgcgccgagatacccctcgggaggttgctaacggccggctaatgagccgggccgagcccggcgttaaataatactactactactactacttgacCTCGTCGCTGATCCTCCCCATGGCCCTGACGAACCTCTGGTTGGCCCGCCTGTAGGCCTCGCCGTtgcccagcagcagctgtGGCGCGGCAAACATGTACCTCAGCGTCTGGTTGGTGGGCACGACGTCTGGCCGGTTGAAGCGCGCCAGCAGCGTGACCTGGTCGACCGACTTTTGCGCGCTCGGCAGGTAGCCCAGCAGGTCCGCCGTCGTGttggccttggacgtcgGCACCGGCGCGTACAGGGCCGTCGGGTGCATGGGCAGCACCCCCGACGCCGTGACCGGCTCGCCCTGGTTGAGCACGTGGTGCGCGCACCCCGTCAGCCACGCCATGTGCGTCAGCACCTCCACCAGCCGCTCCCGCGTGTCCAGCGGGCCCGGCTCAAAGTCCTCCACCCCCGCCGGCCCGTTGGCCTCGGCCACCCACGCCTGCAGCTCCGCGTCCTTGGCCACCATCTCGTCGCTCTCGTGGTACGTCGCGTCGACGAAGCTGCGCACAAACCTCCGGATCACCTCGACCAGCCGCGAGCCGTCCTCGTAAAAGGGGAAGTGCGGCAGCTCGGGGCCGTAGTCGGCATCAACCAGCCCCCTGGCCCGGACGTCCGTGTCCAGGTACCCCGCGCGCCACCTCCCCGTGGTGGGGTACGAGTCCCCGACGAACTTGTAGACCATGTCCTGCGGGTAGGCAAAGTTCTGCTCAAACAGGCCACCCTTGTTGAAGAGAACTCGCTCGCCGAGGGGCCGCACCGCGTAGGCTTGGTACATTAATCGCTCCATCAGGGCGAGGACCGGGTGGCGGGCGCTCATGGTGCGGAGGGCGGCGAGGTGGACGATCTCGGCGATGGCGTGCGGGTAGGCGACGTGGAAGATTTGGCCGTGGAAGAGGTCGTTGTTGTTGAACATGATcttggccagcagccagttgtTGTTGTCCGTGTCGAGCGGCGTGTAGGTCAGGTCGGCGCCGACGTTGGTCTTGATGGCCAGAGGCAGGAACTGGTTGCTGCGCGGGTCCAGGTAGAAGAGCGCCGTGCAGGCCGCCGAGTACCGGTTCGCAAGCCTGGTGTAGTTGCGCTGGTAGCTGTGGTCCGCCACGAAGAGGCGGCCGGCGGCGTGCAGCGCCTTGAGGCTCGTCTTGGTGAGCTGCTTGACCGTCGCCCGGTCCACCTGGAACGGCAACGCGTCCTCGGTCGGGTGAAGCCGCTTGAGGATGTACGGGTTGACGGACAAGCGTTCCATGGAGAAGAGAAGATCAGAAGTGTAGTTCTCTGATTGGCCCCGAGCGATGCCTTGAGGCACGGAGCCCTTCCACCCGTCCTGGTACAGCACCTTGAAATCATCAAGGCTGTTCAGTCCACCATTCTATAGTGCAGCCTCGATCTTAGCTCAGGTCCCAAGACACCAAAAAAGTACGCCACGTATTTGACAGCTTGGCAGGTTCTCGGGGGGAGGAAGCTAATTTACCTGTTTGATGTTGGCAGCTACCTTGGCAGCGTCTGTAAACGCACGAAGTGATTGGACTACCGCGGCACCCTCCCACACCGTCTGGTCCCGCAGAGAGATGGCGTCGCCGAGGGGTCCCCCCGGAAAGTAAGAAGCGTTTCCCAGCAGCGACGGGCCATAGAGCAGCGTCGCCTGCTTGAGCCGGATTTCCGCCGTGCGAGCAGTGGAGTTGCCGTCTTCGCATGGTAGCGTGTACACAACCAGCTCTGGAGGGGCAGCGCCACTCACGTTCTGGCTGGGGGCGACGGAGGCAGACGTGTTGTCAGCACGAGCTGCAACAGCAACTCGATAGCTGCTCGAGGGgacggccacggccagtggCGCCAACCCCGCGAT from Pyricularia oryzae 70-15 chromosome 4, whole genome shotgun sequence includes these protein-coding regions:
- a CDS encoding manganese lipoxygenase, which codes for MRVLVWIAGLAPLAVAVPSSSYRVAVAARADNTSASVAPSQNVSGAAPPELVVYTLPCEDGNSTARTAEIRLKQATLLYGPSLLGNASYFPGGPLGDAISLRDQTVWEGAAVVQSLRAFTDAAKVAANIKQNGGLNSLDDFKVLYQDGWKGSVPQGIARGQSENYTSDLLFSMERLSVNPYILKRLHPTEDALPFQVDRATVKQLTKTSLKALHAAGRLFVADHSYQRNYTRLANRYSAACTALFYLDPRSNQFLPLAIKTNVGADLTYTPLDTDNNNWLLAKIMFNNNDLFHGQIFHVAYPHAIAEIVHLAALRTMSARHPVLALMERLMYQAYAVRPLGERVLFNKGGLFEQNFAYPQDMVYKFVGDSYPTTGRWRAGYLDTDVRARGLVDADYGPELPHFPFYEDGSRLVEVIRRFVRSFVDATYHESDEMVAKDAELQAWVAEANGPAGVEDFEPGPLDTRERLVEVLTHMAWLTGCAHHVLNQGEPVTASGVLPMHPTALYAPVPTSKANTTADLLGYLPSAQKSVDQVTLLARFNRPDVVPTNQTLRYMFAAPQLLLGNGEAYRRANQRFVRAMGRISDEVK